Proteins encoded together in one Cardiocondyla obscurior isolate alpha-2009 linkage group LG07, Cobs3.1, whole genome shotgun sequence window:
- the LOC139104080 gene encoding uncharacterized protein encodes MGKGDKRGVTQRSDGASTNLVGKFTQSVRRIVQDVKDEGTSSGQTKEEVIETNERLRVVRIRLDGSYDTAKRALVELMCKYTDSKQVRNVFQRYNMLKNMIKDVIKLETQYWTLVDIPRQEKQETVPAFVLRACSIMEKTHKSGEGVKTSARLAEEAETKRERIERLENMTTAQIEAENTQMTNDLYRLLKKYTGLRNLIKVLKEEYNSSKLYPMFPRYTILKDMIKDIMHNPDYMEVCHEVDQA; translated from the exons CCAGTACCAATCTCGTCGGCAAGTTCACGCAGAGCGTGCGAAGGATCGTCCAGGACGTGAAGGACGAGGGCACTTCCA GTGGCCAAACGAAGGAAGAGGTGATCGAGACGAACGAGCGGCTCAGGGTTGTCAGGATACGCCTGGACGGCAGCTACGACACCGCCAAGAGGGCCCTGGTCGAGCTGATGTGCAAGTACACCGACAGCAAGCAAGTACGCAACGTGTTCCAGCGTTACAACATGCTCAAAAATATGATCAAG GACGTAATTAAGCTGGAGACGCAATATTGGACGCTGGTAGATATACCGAGGCAGGAGAAGCAGGAGACCGTGCCCGCCTTCGTCCTGCGTGCTTGTTCCATCATGGAAAAGACTCACAAGAGCGGCGAGGGCGTGAAGACCTCGGCGCGCCTCGCTGAGGAGGCCGAGACCAAGAGGGAGCGCATCGAGAGACTCGAAA ATATGACAACAGCACAGATTGAAGCTGAAAACACCCAGATGACCAACGATCTGTACAGATTGCTGAAGAAGTACACGGGTCTCAGGAACCTCATCAAAGTGTTAAAA GAGGAGTACAACAGCTCCAAGTTGTACCCAATGTTCCCGCGCTACACGATACTGAAGGACATGATAAAGGATATAATGCACAACCCGGACTACATGGAAGTCTGTCACGAGGTGGACCAAGCATAG
- the LOC139104079 gene encoding uncharacterized protein, whose amino-acid sequence MYAAAGGASIANRRKQKRLQLNKQAPANIVPPRLKTGLPPGARHHQQHYQHYQHQHQHQHQHQHAHQHQHQHQHQHLHQHQHQHQHHHQHHHHHSTKLATRPHQAASTPQASRQQQAPTSTSSSSAAFHPVIDDRRRHTDHHKSQQVAPVSPIQFPISPPPLSLESSASATTFPAKSSNFPFPPPSILDLRVSPPTSELQCGGQGPGGKAAWQGCNRPSPLPLSPTSPGFRGDGYKTKQCEAHRRWMKRNRIRDASYCYGSSGEDDDEDDSSNAVRQRGEVSAAVNTVLYVGLGTTALGLVISFVGTGEKGFLSPQLRMVGPSLLCAGLLCCLFRVLLCLRLCHCGQCRWRFCQVASHKEKARKADARPGPGTLSTASLLPPSIQQERERERPVAPKSRSASPARKRHELLLSPAQLPE is encoded by the exons ATGTATGCCGCGGCGGGTGGTGCGAGCATCGCCAATCGAAGGAAGCAGAAGCGGCTGCAGCTCAACAAGCAGGCGCCGGCTAACATCGTTCCGCCAAGACTGAAGACCGGCTTGCCGCCTGGCGCGCGTCATCACCAGCAACACTACCAGCATTATCAGCATCAGCATCAGCATCAACATCAGCATCAGCACGCGCACCAACATCAGCATCAGCACCAACACCAGCACCTGCATCAGCATCAACATCAGCATCAGCATCATCATCAGCATCATCACCACCATTCGACCAAGCTCGCTACCCGTCCGCACCAAGCCGCATCAACACCGCAAGCCTCGCGACAGCAACAAGcgccgacgtcgacgtcgtcatCGTCCGCTGCATTCCACCCGGTTATTGACGACCGGCGTCGTCACACCGACCACCACAAGTCCCAGCAGGTCGCCCCGGTTTCGCCGATCCAGTTCCCAATCTCGCCGCCCCCGCTCTCCCTTGAGTCCTCGGCGTCCGCCACCACCTTCCCGGCCAAGTCCAGCAACTTTCCCTTCCCGCCGCCCTCGATCCTCGATCTCAGAGTTTCGCCTCCTACTTCGGAGCTACAG TGCGGCGGTCAGGGACCTGGTGGCAAAGCGGCATGGCAAGGATGCAACAGACCTTCGCCTCTTCCTCTATCTCCTACGTCGCCTGGATTTCGTGGGGATGGCTACAAAACAAAGCAGTGCGAAGCGCATCGGCGATGGATGAAAAGAAACAgg ATAAGAGATGCCAGTTACTGCTACGGCAGCAGCGGCGAAGACGATGACGAAGATGACAGCAGTAACGCCGTTCGTCAGCGAGGCGAGGTCAGCGCGGCGGTGAACACCGTGCTCTATGTGGGTTTGGGGACCACAGCGCTCGGTTTAGTTATATCGTTTGTCGGCACCGGGGAAAAAGGCTTTCTGAGTCCGCAGTTGAGGATGGTCGGTCCCTCGTTACTGTGTGCCGGTTTGCTGTGCTGCCTGTTCCGCGTGTTGCTGTGCCTCCGCCTCTGCCACTGCGGTCAGTGCCGCTGGAGATTCTGTCAGGTCGCCTCGCACAAGGAGAAGGCGAGGAAAGCGGACGCGCGTCCGGGACCAGGAACGTTATCGACCGCCTCGCTGTTGCCGCCGTCAATACAGCAGGAACGAGAACGGGAACGGCCAGTCGCACCCAAGAGTCGCTCTGCATCACCGGCGAGGAAGAGACACGAGCTCCTTCTTTCGCCTGCCCAGTTACCGGAGTGA